A genome region from Lactobacillus sp. ESL0791 includes the following:
- the rplJ gene encoding 50S ribosomal protein L10: MSKATIAAKEKLVDAFAEELKTAKAILIIDYLGLTVEEVTNMRKELRDNDVKMKVIKNTFLRRAAKKAGIEGLDDTFVGPTAVVYTDDADDITEPARIVSKYEDDFEVLQIKGGMLEGKLTSKEEIKELAAIPGREGLLSMLVSVLQAPVRNFAYAVKAVADSKDESAAE, from the coding sequence TTGAGTAAAGCTACTATTGCTGCAAAAGAAAAATTGGTTGATGCTTTTGCAGAAGAGCTTAAGACTGCCAAGGCGATTTTAATAATTGACTATCTTGGTTTAACTGTTGAAGAAGTTACCAACATGCGTAAAGAACTTCGCGATAACGACGTTAAGATGAAAGTTATCAAGAATACTTTTCTTCGCCGGGCCGCTAAGAAGGCTGGCATTGAAGGTTTAGACGATACTTTTGTTGGCCCAACCGCTGTTGTCTATACTGATGATGCTGATGATATTACTGAACCAGCAAGAATTGTTTCTAAGTATGAAGATGACTTTGAAGTTTTGCAAATTAAGGGTGGTATGCTTGAAGGCAAATTGACTTCTAAAGAAGAAATCAAGGAGCTTGCTGCTATCCCTGGCCGTGAAGGCTTGCTCTCAATGCTTGTTTCTGTATTGCAAGCACCTGTGCGCAACTTCGCATATGCTGTTAAGGCTGTTGCTGATTCTAAAGATGAATCTGCTGCAGAATAA
- the pstB gene encoding phosphate ABC transporter ATP-binding protein PstB, with product MKNIVTAKNVRLSYGKFEALHGISLDFPEKELTALIGPSGCGKSTFLRCLNRMNDDIANIKITGKILLEDQDIYQSRMDLVALRKKVGMVFQQPTPFPFSVYDNVAYGLKVSGIKDKELISQRVEESLKQAAIWEETKDNLKRNAQEFSGGQQQRICIARALAVRPEVVLLDEPTSALDPISSMEIEETLMNLKQKYTFIMVTHNLQQASRVSDQVAFLMNGDLIESGSTKEMFIAPKNEITSNYLNGRFG from the coding sequence ATGAAAAATATTGTCACTGCCAAAAATGTTAGACTAAGTTATGGTAAGTTTGAAGCCCTGCACGGAATCAGTCTGGATTTTCCCGAAAAGGAATTAACGGCACTGATTGGCCCGTCGGGTTGCGGTAAATCGACTTTCTTGCGCTGCTTAAACCGGATGAATGATGATATTGCTAATATCAAGATCACGGGTAAAATTTTATTGGAAGACCAGGATATTTATCAATCGCGAATGGATTTGGTCGCGTTACGAAAAAAAGTAGGGATGGTTTTTCAGCAGCCGACACCATTTCCCTTTTCGGTTTATGATAACGTTGCCTATGGCCTGAAAGTTTCCGGCATTAAAGACAAGGAACTGATTAGTCAGCGTGTTGAAGAGAGTTTGAAGCAGGCAGCCATTTGGGAAGAGACCAAGGACAATTTAAAGCGCAATGCGCAAGAATTTTCCGGTGGTCAGCAGCAGCGGATTTGTATCGCACGGGCTTTGGCTGTGCGGCCAGAAGTGGTTTTGCTTGATGAGCCAACCAGCGCGCTTGATCCAATTTCCAGCATGGAAATTGAAGAAACCTTGATGAATTTAAAGCAAAAGTATACTTTTATCATGGTAACGCATAACTTGCAGCAGGCCAGCCGTGTCTCCGACCAGGTTGCATTCTTGATGAACGGCGATTTGATTGAGTCTGGCTCCACTAAAGAAATGTTCATTGCTCCTAAAAATGAAATCACTAGTAATTATTTAAACGGCCGTTTTGGTTAA
- a CDS encoding response regulator transcription factor: MKKRILIVEDDPAISELLRYNLEQNNFHALTAFDGQEAMELLKSVSFSLVLLDLMLPKISGLEIIKRLRADKNKVPIIILTAKDSQEDKVTGLNLGADDYVTKPFEITELIARVNAVLRRQGAEANHINTNAPLQIDNNNFQAVVAGKHILLTKTEYKLFKYLYDNVNITLTREQIAQHLGDISTFSLQSSRAIDIQISHLRDKIEQNPKEPKYLQTVRGFGYRLTM, translated from the coding sequence ATGAAAAAACGAATTTTAATTGTCGAAGATGATCCTGCAATTTCAGAATTATTGCGCTATAACCTTGAACAAAATAACTTTCATGCGCTGACAGCATTTGATGGTCAAGAAGCCATGGAATTGCTTAAGAGCGTTTCTTTTTCACTCGTACTGCTAGATTTAATGTTGCCGAAGATTAGCGGGCTTGAAATTATTAAGCGCTTACGAGCAGATAAGAATAAGGTGCCAATCATCATCTTAACCGCAAAAGATAGTCAAGAAGACAAGGTGACAGGCCTGAATCTGGGCGCCGATGATTATGTTACTAAGCCCTTTGAAATCACAGAATTAATTGCCAGGGTTAACGCCGTTTTGCGCCGACAAGGGGCGGAAGCAAACCATATTAATACAAATGCACCGCTGCAAATTGATAACAACAACTTCCAAGCAGTGGTGGCAGGCAAACATATCCTTTTAACTAAAACTGAATACAAGTTATTCAAATATTTGTATGATAACGTCAACATTACCCTGACTCGCGAACAAATCGCGCAGCACCTTGGCGACATCTCTACTTTTTCATTGCAGTCTTCTCGAGCAATTGACATTCAAATCAGTCATTTACGCGACAAAATTGAACAAAATCCTAAAGAACCTAAGTATCTGCAAACTGTGCGCGGCTTCGGCTACCGCTTAACAATGTGA
- the rplL gene encoding 50S ribosomal protein L7/L12: MALDNEKIIEDLKGASILELNDLVKAIEDEFGVSAAAPVAAAGAGAAEAAKSTYDVELTEAGQEKVKVIKAVRDITGLGLKDSKDLVDGAPKNVKEGLSEDEANDIKSKLEEVGATVTLK, translated from the coding sequence ATGGCTTTAGATAATGAAAAGATTATTGAGGACTTAAAAGGTGCTTCAATTCTTGAATTGAACGACCTGGTAAAGGCTATTGAAGATGAATTTGGCGTTTCAGCTGCTGCTCCAGTTGCTGCTGCAGGTGCTGGCGCTGCTGAAGCTGCTAAGTCAACTTACGATGTTGAATTGACTGAAGCAGGTCAAGAAAAGGTTAAGGTTATTAAGGCAGTTCGTGACATTACTGGCCTTGGCCTTAAGGACTCAAAGGATCTTGTTGATGGCGCTCCTAAGAACGTTAAGGAAGGTCTTTCTGAAGATGAGGCTAACGACATCAAGTCTAAGCTTGAAGAAGTTGGCGCAACTGTAACCCTTAAATAG
- a CDS encoding phosphate ABC transporter substrate-binding protein — protein sequence MKRKTLPKLVIFLLLLVSLLDGCSNDSSKITIVGSSALQPLAEQAGNDYRLAHSGSNIVVQGGGSGTGLSQVQAGAVQIGSSDVFADTQKGINANQLHDYKVAVVGIVPIVNKDVGVKNLSTKQLRAIFTGKITNWSQVGGKKENIIVINRSRGSGTRATFEDLILQGQDAMKSQEQDSNGTVKKIVNSTPGTISYISFPYAEDSNIQKLSIDHIQPVNKNIPDNKWHLWSYEHMYTKGKPNKATAAFLRYMLSKKVQKNLIPQIGYLSVNEMKVMRDSHNKITEIGK from the coding sequence ATGAAAAGAAAAACCTTACCAAAACTAGTTATTTTCTTATTGTTGTTAGTATCGCTCTTAGACGGGTGCAGCAATGACAGCTCCAAGATTACCATCGTGGGCTCAAGTGCGCTGCAGCCCCTTGCCGAACAGGCAGGCAATGACTATCGTTTAGCACACTCGGGCAGCAATATTGTCGTCCAGGGTGGTGGTTCCGGTACTGGCCTCAGTCAGGTACAGGCAGGCGCCGTGCAGATAGGCTCATCTGATGTCTTCGCGGACACGCAGAAGGGAATTAATGCGAACCAGCTGCATGATTACAAGGTCGCGGTTGTGGGCATCGTTCCGATTGTCAATAAAGATGTTGGTGTTAAAAATCTTTCGACTAAGCAGCTGCGGGCAATTTTTACCGGTAAAATTACCAATTGGTCGCAGGTCGGCGGCAAAAAAGAGAATATTATCGTAATCAACCGTTCCCGCGGCAGCGGTACTCGTGCCACTTTTGAAGATTTGATTCTGCAGGGGCAAGACGCAATGAAATCGCAAGAGCAGGATTCCAATGGTACTGTGAAGAAAATTGTCAATTCTACTCCGGGAACGATTTCTTACATTTCTTTTCCTTATGCGGAAGACAGCAATATCCAGAAACTGAGCATTGACCACATCCAGCCGGTAAATAAAAATATTCCTGATAATAAGTGGCATTTGTGGTCTTATGAGCACATGTATACCAAGGGCAAACCTAACAAGGCCACCGCAGCTTTTCTCAGGTACATGCTGAGTAAAAAAGTTCAAAAGAACCTAATTCCCCAAATTGGTTATCTTAGCGTCAATGAAATGAAAGTTATGCGTGACAGTCATAATAAGATTACGGAAATAGGTAAATAA
- the pstC gene encoding phosphate ABC transporter permease subunit PstC, protein MSEKETDLQEVVNQALAEQKVPHVKLKKIGPNSVDIEKLTKPSKETHQEYWGRGLTLLAIFLIGLLVVSIIGFVGEHGLATFFSDHVNLFSFLFSSDWNPGAGNKHVGAAAMIVTSFAVTLIAALIAAPFAIAVALFMTEYSSAKSANFLQSVTELLVGIPSVVYGFLGLSVVVPAIRMIFGGTGFGILAATLILFVMVLPTITSLTVDAFKAVPDELRKSSAALGATRWQTIYHVVLRAATPRILTAIIFGMARAFGEALAVQMVIGNAVLMPYNLVSPAATLTSQLTSQMGNTVMGTLPNNALWSLALLLLLMSLVFNFLVRLVGKKR, encoded by the coding sequence ATGAGTGAAAAAGAAACAGACTTACAAGAAGTTGTCAATCAAGCATTAGCTGAGCAAAAAGTTCCTCACGTTAAGCTGAAAAAAATCGGTCCCAACAGTGTTGATATTGAAAAATTAACTAAGCCATCTAAAGAAACCCACCAAGAATACTGGGGCCGGGGTCTGACCCTGCTGGCTATTTTTCTGATAGGCCTGTTGGTGGTTTCAATCATCGGTTTTGTTGGTGAACATGGCCTAGCGACCTTTTTCAGCGACCACGTCAATCTTTTTAGTTTTTTGTTTTCTAGTGACTGGAATCCGGGTGCGGGCAACAAGCATGTCGGCGCCGCGGCCATGATTGTTACATCCTTTGCGGTCACCTTGATTGCGGCCTTGATCGCCGCGCCGTTTGCAATTGCGGTTGCGCTGTTTATGACAGAGTATTCGTCTGCTAAAAGCGCCAACTTTTTACAATCGGTTACTGAATTGCTGGTCGGAATTCCGTCGGTTGTTTATGGTTTCTTAGGCTTGAGTGTTGTGGTCCCAGCAATCAGAATGATTTTTGGCGGCACTGGCTTCGGAATTTTGGCAGCCACTCTGATTTTGTTTGTAATGGTACTGCCAACGATTACCTCTTTGACAGTTGATGCCTTTAAGGCGGTGCCGGATGAATTGCGCAAATCCTCGGCAGCCTTGGGAGCAACACGCTGGCAGACAATTTACCACGTGGTGCTGCGGGCAGCCACGCCGCGCATCTTGACGGCAATTATTTTTGGCATGGCTCGGGCTTTTGGGGAGGCTCTCGCTGTTCAGATGGTTATTGGTAATGCGGTTTTGATGCCGTATAACTTGGTTAGTCCGGCAGCCACTTTGACCAGCCAACTGACCAGTCAAATGGGGAATACAGTTATGGGAACCTTACCGAACAATGCCTTGTGGTCGTTGGCACTGCTGCTGCTCTTGATGTCTTTAGTGTTTAACTTCTTAGTGCGGCTAGTCGGAAAGAAGAGGTAA
- the phoU gene encoding phosphate signaling complex protein PhoU, whose translation MHEIFLDELKKLNEQFMEMGVFVNDQIDQGTRAFVDHDKKTAKGMIENAVEIPKKSLRIEKKSLDLIALQQPVATDFRVVISILKATTDLERIGENALSIALETVRLKGNPRIPDVEEIISGMTHQVRHMLIQILTAYVQDDEKMARLVVSSHELVIKDYIKARKLIVDGIEKDPNAAVASASYFVVIRLLERIGDHIVNLAGWVVYKTTGKLIELNDPKKEL comes from the coding sequence ATGCACGAAATATTTTTAGATGAATTAAAAAAATTAAACGAACAATTTATGGAAATGGGTGTTTTTGTCAATGATCAAATCGATCAGGGGACGCGTGCCTTTGTTGATCATGATAAGAAAACTGCCAAGGGGATGATTGAGAATGCTGTTGAAATTCCTAAAAAATCTCTGCGGATTGAAAAGAAGTCCTTGGATCTGATTGCGCTGCAGCAGCCAGTAGCAACCGATTTTCGGGTAGTTATCAGTATCTTGAAAGCAACTACTGATTTGGAGCGAATTGGTGAAAATGCTTTGAGTATTGCTCTGGAAACAGTTCGTCTCAAAGGTAATCCACGGATCCCTGATGTTGAGGAAATCATTTCGGGAATGACCCACCAGGTACGGCACATGCTCATTCAAATTTTAACAGCCTATGTTCAAGATGATGAAAAAATGGCGCGTTTAGTTGTCAGCAGCCATGAGCTAGTGATTAAGGATTATATTAAAGCGCGCAAATTAATTGTTGATGGCATTGAAAAAGATCCGAACGCAGCCGTTGCCTCTGCTAGTTACTTTGTTGTTATTAGGCTATTGGAGCGAATCGGTGACCACATTGTCAATCTGGCAGGCTGGGTTGTCTATAAAACAACGGGCAAATTGATTGAACTGAATGATCCGAAAAAAGAATTATAA
- a CDS encoding site-specific integrase has product MGENLSADTVNKNCAPYKACVKNAMTDEIITRDFTFGAQIIGNEAHTRKDKVKFLSLAEIKKLFAVALDNRSTNSTSTYMIITAILTGARISEIKALRWHNIHYDKHTIDIHHSYSEKLHQLMPTKNESSYRTIKVTQQLLDILDELKINKTDFVFENKRYQTIPLTGNVNNALKKLMIKANLSSPAFTVHSLRHCHVAMLLYQGVDIYAISQRLGHKNVNITLGVYAYMIEELKNKNDKEVEDKINDLFSK; this is encoded by the coding sequence TTGGGAGAGAACCTGTCTGCCGATACTGTGAACAAAAATTGTGCCCCTTATAAAGCTTGTGTAAAAAATGCTATGACAGATGAAATTATCACTCGTGATTTTACTTTTGGTGCCCAAATTATTGGTAATGAAGCTCATACCAGAAAGGACAAAGTTAAATTTTTATCGCTGGCCGAAATCAAGAAATTGTTTGCTGTCGCTTTAGACAATCGATCTACCAATTCGACTAGCACATATATGATAATCACGGCAATTTTAACTGGTGCTAGAATTAGTGAGATAAAAGCTCTGCGTTGGCATAACATTCATTATGATAAACATACTATTGACATCCATCACAGTTACAGTGAAAAGCTCCACCAACTTATGCCAACTAAAAACGAATCTTCATACCGTACAATCAAAGTTACCCAACAATTGCTAGATATTCTAGATGAATTAAAAATTAACAAAACTGATTTTGTTTTTGAAAACAAGCGATATCAAACTATTCCTTTAACTGGTAATGTTAATAATGCACTTAAAAAATTAATGATTAAGGCTAATTTATCAAGCCCCGCGTTTACTGTCCACTCATTGCGTCATTGTCATGTGGCCATGCTTCTATACCAAGGAGTAGATATTTATGCAATAAGCCAACGCTTAGGACATAAAAATGTAAACATCACTTTGGGTGTTTATGCGTACATGATTGAGGAACTAAAAAACAAAAACGATAAAGAAGTAGAGGACAAAATAAACGATTTATTTAGCAAGTAG
- the pstA gene encoding phosphate ABC transporter permease PstA translates to MNAKRNDKVATALIYIFVGIVVLILAGILGDILIAGVPHLSWHFLSSSASSFAAGGGVRDQLFNSLYLLVLTILISLPIALGAAIYLAEYAKDNWLTRLIRTTIEILSSLPSIVVGLFGYLLFVVQFGLGFSIISGALALTFFNLPILTSNIEQAINGVSESQREAGLALGLSNWKTIRGIVLPAALPGILTGIILSAGRVFGEAAALIYTAGQSGSTIDYSNWNIFSPTSFLNVMRPAETLAVHIWKVNTEGIIPDATLVSAATSALLVIVVIIFNFGARTLGNWLYRKLTAAKAK, encoded by the coding sequence ATGAATGCAAAACGAAATGATAAGGTTGCAACAGCCTTAATTTATATTTTTGTTGGTATTGTTGTTTTAATCTTAGCAGGCATCCTAGGTGATATTTTAATTGCTGGTGTTCCCCATCTTTCCTGGCATTTTTTATCATCGTCTGCCTCATCGTTCGCGGCTGGCGGCGGTGTGCGCGACCAATTATTTAATTCTTTGTACTTGCTTGTTTTGACAATTTTGATTTCCCTGCCGATTGCCTTAGGTGCGGCCATTTATCTGGCGGAATATGCCAAGGATAACTGGCTGACCCGGTTAATCAGGACAACGATTGAAATTCTGAGTTCTTTACCTTCAATTGTTGTTGGTCTGTTTGGCTATTTGCTGTTTGTTGTTCAATTTGGTCTAGGTTTTTCAATTATTTCTGGTGCCTTGGCACTAACCTTTTTCAACCTGCCGATTCTGACCAGTAATATTGAACAGGCAATTAATGGGGTTTCGGAGTCGCAAAGAGAGGCGGGCCTTGCTTTAGGCTTGTCTAATTGGAAAACGATTCGCGGGATTGTTCTGCCCGCAGCCTTGCCTGGAATTTTAACCGGAATTATTTTAAGTGCCGGCCGTGTTTTTGGCGAGGCGGCAGCACTGATCTATACCGCGGGGCAAAGCGGCTCAACGATTGATTATTCCAATTGGAATATCTTCAGTCCGACCAGCTTTTTGAATGTGATGCGCCCAGCAGAAACTTTGGCCGTCCATATTTGGAAGGTTAATACAGAGGGAATTATTCCTGACGCAACGCTTGTTTCGGCAGCAACTTCCGCTTTGCTGGTAATTGTTGTCATTATCTTTAATTTTGGTGCGCGGACACTCGGTAATTGGCTGTACCGCAAACTCACAGCCGCTAAGGCTAAGTAA
- a CDS encoding cell wall metabolism sensor histidine kinase WalK — MKQKNKVSLLLLVLGIISYSLCLFTTTEFAKQDQINHLTALKADYALLDKVSSRQTLTAWADHHQMQIVTNSNKPRSDLQAYVHKLLPQQKMDDNLPTYITYYHQKKYLFCLLDTTKASPQKVIVKRYRSIWSIANWLILFSIIFGVIWACIIYGQRTLFNEENLKRWTLKQKLDQLLSNKNENAYQQPSKKQVTIVELQQAVALLANKMDKLATDNFLAKRQFKSLMKHLPVGVMLLDHNGNVILHNQAMAVILGKNISDEPHYFDQDITTERLQKMIRHTMKQNRNHHQEIQLTNDTNSLVDANVIRITHTEERVQRQVIVILYDLTEFRQVEQEQIDFVGNVSHELKTPVTSIIGFTDTLLNGAMNDHEQSEKFLKIIKQESLRLTNLIKDSLTLTKIDQSTQNKLERIDLRKLVNQTLTEYAQASKKAAVTVSYQIQGNPWISSNKHTLTQIIQNLTSNAIKYTPPKGKIALLLKHDEIDNYLKLEVSDNGIGIAPEDQAHIFERFYRVDKSRNKKIPGTGLGLAIVKQAVQALNGKISVTSKLGVGSCFKILLPL; from the coding sequence ATGAAGCAAAAAAATAAGGTCTCACTGCTTTTATTGGTGCTGGGGATAATCAGCTACAGCTTGTGCCTATTTACAACTACGGAATTTGCCAAACAGGACCAAATTAACCACCTAACAGCTTTAAAAGCTGATTATGCACTGCTTGATAAGGTAAGCAGCCGTCAGACACTTACGGCTTGGGCTGACCACCATCAAATGCAGATTGTAACTAATTCCAATAAGCCGCGTTCGGATTTGCAAGCATACGTGCACAAGCTGCTGCCGCAACAAAAAATGGATGATAACCTTCCAACCTATATAACCTATTACCACCAGAAAAAATACTTGTTTTGCCTGCTGGATACGACCAAAGCCAGTCCCCAAAAAGTTATCGTGAAAAGATATCGGTCCATCTGGTCAATTGCCAACTGGTTAATCCTTTTTTCAATTATTTTTGGCGTCATTTGGGCCTGTATCATTTACGGGCAACGTACACTGTTCAATGAAGAAAATCTAAAACGATGGACACTTAAGCAAAAACTTGACCAGCTGCTTTCAAATAAAAACGAAAATGCATACCAACAGCCTTCAAAAAAGCAGGTAACAATAGTAGAACTGCAGCAGGCGGTTGCATTATTGGCAAATAAAATGGACAAACTCGCAACCGATAATTTTCTTGCCAAGCGGCAGTTTAAAAGTTTAATGAAACATCTGCCCGTCGGGGTGATGCTGCTAGACCACAACGGCAATGTAATTCTGCATAACCAGGCAATGGCCGTGATTTTAGGCAAAAACATTTCTGATGAACCTCACTATTTTGACCAGGATATTACCACCGAGCGGTTGCAGAAAATGATTAGGCACACCATGAAGCAAAACCGCAACCACCACCAAGAAATCCAATTGACCAACGATACTAATAGCCTAGTTGATGCAAATGTAATCCGAATCACCCACACAGAAGAAAGGGTGCAGCGCCAAGTAATTGTAATCCTTTATGACCTAACGGAATTTAGGCAAGTGGAACAAGAACAAATCGATTTTGTGGGTAATGTCAGTCATGAACTTAAAACTCCAGTCACGTCCATCATTGGTTTCACTGACACATTGCTAAATGGAGCAATGAATGACCATGAGCAGAGTGAAAAATTCTTGAAAATTATCAAGCAAGAATCCTTGCGTTTGACTAACCTGATTAAAGATTCGTTGACACTGACCAAGATTGATCAGAGCACTCAAAATAAACTAGAACGAATTGACCTCAGGAAACTGGTTAATCAAACCTTGACTGAATATGCTCAGGCAAGTAAAAAAGCCGCTGTTACGGTCAGCTACCAAATTCAGGGCAACCCGTGGATTAGTTCGAACAAACACACACTGACACAAATTATCCAAAATTTGACTAGCAATGCAATTAAATATACCCCGCCCAAGGGTAAAATTGCACTTTTACTTAAGCACGACGAAATTGACAACTATTTAAAGCTTGAAGTCAGTGACAACGGCATCGGAATTGCGCCAGAAGATCAGGCACACATTTTTGAACGGTTTTACCGGGTGGATAAATCGCGCAACAAGAAAATTCCTGGTACTGGGCTGGGTCTGGCAATTGTCAAACAAGCCGTCCAGGCTCTCAACGGCAAAATTTCTGTCACCAGTAAGCTCGGTGTTGGTAGCTGTTTCAAGATCTTGCTTCCGCTGTAA
- the pstB gene encoding phosphate ABC transporter ATP-binding protein PstB, which produces MDDLQTQKAYLKTFDDDELALSTSDLSVFYGGTVQKLFDVSLGFKKNTITALIGASGSGKSTFLRSLNRMNDKVARVDGQIMFHGLDVNKHNINVYELRKTIGMVFQKPNPFPKSIRENITYALKSHGLKDKKELDKIVEESLRAAALWDEVKDKLDQSALALSGGQQQRLCIARAIAIKPEILLLDEPASALDPVSTSKLEDTLKQLRSKYTMIMVTHNMQQASRISDYTAFFHLGHALEYDVTAKIFTNPQGEITEKYIQGSFG; this is translated from the coding sequence ATGGATGATTTACAAACACAAAAAGCTTACCTTAAAACTTTTGATGACGACGAATTAGCACTATCTACCAGCGACCTAAGTGTATTTTACGGCGGCACCGTACAAAAATTGTTTGACGTCAGTTTGGGTTTTAAAAAAAATACAATCACGGCTTTAATTGGCGCCTCTGGGTCGGGTAAGTCCACTTTTCTGCGGTCCTTAAACAGGATGAATGACAAGGTGGCCCGGGTTGACGGGCAGATCATGTTTCATGGGCTGGACGTCAATAAGCATAATATCAATGTTTACGAACTGCGGAAGACGATTGGCATGGTCTTTCAAAAGCCGAATCCCTTTCCCAAATCGATTCGTGAAAACATCACTTATGCATTAAAATCGCATGGGTTAAAAGACAAGAAAGAGCTGGATAAAATAGTAGAAGAAAGCTTGCGGGCTGCTGCCTTATGGGACGAAGTTAAAGATAAACTTGACCAAAGTGCCTTGGCCTTGTCCGGTGGTCAGCAGCAAAGGCTATGTATTGCACGGGCGATTGCAATTAAGCCGGAAATTTTGCTTTTGGACGAGCCAGCCAGTGCCTTGGACCCGGTTTCTACGTCTAAATTGGAAGATACGTTGAAGCAGCTGCGCAGCAAATATACGATGATCATGGTAACCCATAATATGCAGCAGGCCTCAAGAATCAGTGACTATACGGCTTTTTTCCATCTGGGTCACGCACTGGAATATGATGTTACTGCTAAGATTTTTACTAATCCGCAGGGTGAAATTACTGAGAAGTACATTCAGGGTAGTTTTGGATAG